In Blastopirellula sp. J2-11, a single genomic region encodes these proteins:
- a CDS encoding FAD-dependent oxidoreductase yields the protein MHTARCIVVILWLAITSTAASAATVLVEAESFSNLGGWVIDQQAMGQMGSPFILAHGLGQQVADAETEVAFPVAGAYKVWVRTRDWVAPWKKETTPPAMKAVGFPGRFQLSIDGKRLDCTFGIADEQWHWQEGGIVEISEGRRTLAIHDLTGFAGRCDAILFSTDHDFSPPNQDPDMAGFRRKQLGYPDAPPLVGEYDLVVVGGGVAGCCTAISAARNGCRVALLQNRPVLGGNNSSEVRVGLSGLIFQSPYPKLGSVVDEIGPIGHWNLWEAEQNPDSLRSKRILAVIKAHPEKKQHNAGAASNYEDDRKLQAILSEKNIDLFLNTHMNEVMMDGNRIVSVVGQNIKTGERHLFRGRMFVDCTGDGTLGYLAKADLRVGRESKSQTNEALAPEVADKLVMGTSVQWNAEQEEKSSTFPECPWAIQFDSTSCVETTRGDWDWETGAQRDQVSEIERIRDYAFRIVYGNWATLKNDEKYREKYAPWKLSWIAYIGGKRESRRLLGDIILRQQDIVEQKEFPDACVTTTWTIDLHYPLKPICACEAFQSEAHHLQIEPYPIPYRCLYSRNIDNLFMAGRNISVTHIALGTVRVQRTTGMMGEVVGMAAGICKKHACNPRDVYEDHLPELKEQLNAGVPQASSAAPLRSRISP from the coding sequence ATGCATACTGCCCGCTGTATAGTCGTCATCCTGTGGTTGGCCATCACCTCCACCGCTGCATCGGCGGCAACCGTCCTCGTTGAAGCGGAAAGCTTTTCAAATCTCGGAGGCTGGGTAATTGACCAACAAGCAATGGGCCAAATGGGCTCCCCTTTTATTCTAGCCCACGGCCTAGGCCAGCAAGTTGCAGATGCTGAGACGGAAGTTGCGTTTCCAGTCGCTGGAGCTTACAAGGTTTGGGTTCGAACTCGAGACTGGGTCGCTCCATGGAAAAAAGAGACGACGCCGCCTGCAATGAAAGCCGTAGGATTTCCCGGTAGGTTTCAGCTTTCTATTGACGGCAAGAGGTTGGATTGTACTTTCGGTATTGCAGATGAACAGTGGCATTGGCAAGAAGGGGGCATCGTCGAGATATCCGAAGGGCGGCGGACGCTGGCGATTCATGATCTTACCGGTTTTGCAGGACGGTGCGATGCAATTCTCTTCAGTACGGATCACGACTTTTCGCCTCCGAATCAAGACCCGGATATGGCTGGCTTTAGAAGAAAGCAGTTAGGCTATCCGGACGCGCCCCCTTTAGTGGGCGAATATGACCTGGTCGTTGTAGGAGGCGGCGTGGCTGGCTGCTGCACTGCCATTAGCGCCGCACGAAACGGTTGCCGTGTCGCGCTGCTTCAAAACCGCCCCGTGCTTGGCGGCAACAATAGCTCTGAAGTTCGCGTTGGGCTCTCCGGGCTTATCTTTCAAAGTCCGTACCCTAAACTCGGATCTGTCGTCGATGAAATTGGCCCCATCGGTCACTGGAATCTGTGGGAGGCCGAACAAAATCCCGACTCACTTCGCAGCAAACGGATACTAGCGGTCATTAAGGCGCATCCCGAAAAAAAACAGCACAATGCAGGTGCGGCTAGCAACTACGAAGACGATCGAAAGCTTCAAGCCATACTATCCGAGAAAAACATAGACCTATTTCTCAACACTCACATGAATGAGGTCATGATGGACGGCAACCGCATCGTTTCGGTTGTCGGTCAAAACATCAAAACAGGTGAACGACACTTATTTCGCGGACGCATGTTTGTCGATTGCACAGGAGACGGAACGCTCGGCTATCTCGCAAAAGCCGATCTGAGAGTTGGTCGTGAGTCCAAATCGCAAACGAATGAAGCGTTGGCGCCAGAAGTTGCCGATAAATTAGTCATGGGGACATCAGTTCAATGGAATGCCGAACAAGAGGAGAAGTCATCTACCTTCCCGGAATGCCCCTGGGCAATTCAATTCGACAGCACATCATGCGTTGAGACGACGCGCGGTGACTGGGACTGGGAAACAGGCGCTCAGCGCGATCAAGTCAGCGAAATTGAGCGTATTCGTGACTACGCCTTTCGAATTGTTTACGGAAATTGGGCTACTCTGAAGAACGATGAAAAGTATCGCGAAAAATATGCTCCCTGGAAGCTGTCTTGGATAGCCTACATTGGAGGAAAGCGAGAGTCGCGACGCCTGCTCGGCGACATTATTCTTCGCCAACAAGATATCGTTGAGCAGAAAGAGTTTCCAGACGCATGCGTCACAACAACTTGGACTATCGACCTGCATTATCCGCTAAAGCCGATTTGCGCTTGCGAAGCGTTTCAATCCGAAGCCCATCATTTACAAATCGAACCTTACCCAATCCCCTATCGATGCTTGTACTCGCGCAATATTGATAACCTCTTTATGGCAGGGCGAAATATCAGCGTTACCCATATTGCCTTGGGGACCGTGCGCGTTCAGAGAACCACAGGCATGATGGGCGAAGTTGTTGGGATGGCCGCGGGAATTTGCAAAAAGCATGCATGTAACCCAAGAGATGTCTATGAAGATCATCTGCCGGAGCTGAAAGAACAGCTAAACGCAGGCGTTCCTCAGGCATCTTCTGCGGCTCCCTTGCGAAGTCGCATTTCTCCATAA
- a CDS encoding Gfo/Idh/MocA family protein: MTCIKNSIAGQVGVGLLGSRFISSIHVEALRSVKDAEILAVASATEENVRSFAAKHKIAHWFTDYQKLLEMPEIDMVVIGLPNHLHCEAVLAAAAAGKDIVLEKPMAPSLAECNRMIAACNKAGVKLMYAEELCFAPKYVRLKQLVDEGAIGVPYLLKQSEKHDGPHSEWFWDMERSGGGVTLDLGCHAFEFFRWLLSGPDCLNRPRAVSVLAQMGTYVHGDKTRGDDDAIIIVEFENGCRGLAEESWAKLGGMDDRAEVYGSKGLAYANLLQGNSIQTYSQNGYEYAVEKSGGTKGWSFTIYEELWNYGFPQEMAHFVDCVKHDNQPIVTGEDGLAVMEIVMAAYASAGEGRRIDLPLHVDAKRPIDLWLK; this comes from the coding sequence ATGACGTGTATAAAAAATTCTATCGCCGGCCAGGTAGGCGTAGGCCTGCTGGGAAGCCGATTCATCAGCAGCATTCATGTTGAGGCGCTTCGATCCGTAAAAGACGCAGAAATCCTTGCGGTCGCTTCTGCAACGGAAGAAAATGTCCGCTCATTCGCCGCCAAGCACAAGATCGCCCATTGGTTTACGGACTACCAAAAGCTTCTGGAAATGCCAGAAATCGACATGGTAGTTATCGGGCTGCCGAACCACTTGCACTGCGAGGCGGTACTGGCGGCGGCGGCAGCAGGCAAGGACATCGTTTTAGAGAAGCCGATGGCCCCTAGTCTTGCAGAGTGTAATCGCATGATCGCCGCATGCAACAAGGCTGGGGTGAAGCTGATGTACGCCGAAGAGCTTTGCTTCGCCCCCAAATACGTGCGATTAAAACAGCTTGTGGATGAGGGAGCTATCGGCGTTCCTTACTTACTAAAGCAATCGGAGAAACATGACGGTCCCCACTCAGAATGGTTCTGGGATATGGAACGCTCGGGAGGGGGCGTCACGCTAGATCTGGGGTGCCATGCCTTTGAATTCTTCCGGTGGTTGCTATCAGGGCCAGATTGTCTCAATCGCCCAAGGGCAGTCAGCGTGCTGGCTCAAATGGGCACCTATGTTCACGGCGACAAAACCCGTGGAGATGACGATGCGATAATCATTGTGGAATTCGAAAATGGCTGCCGTGGCCTAGCCGAAGAAAGCTGGGCCAAGCTTGGCGGAATGGACGACAGGGCCGAAGTCTATGGGAGCAAAGGTCTCGCATACGCTAATTTACTGCAAGGAAATTCCATTCAAACGTACTCACAAAATGGATATGAGTATGCCGTAGAAAAGTCTGGTGGCACCAAGGGATGGAGTTTTACTATTTATGAAGAACTCTGGAACTATGGATTCCCTCAGGAAATGGCGCATTTTGTTGACTGTGTTAAGCATGACAATCAGCCAATCGTAACTGGCGAAGATGGACTCGCCGTTATGGAAATTGTGATGGCGGCTTATGCTTCAGCGGGAGAAGGACGGCGAATTGATCTGCCGCTTCATGTTGACGCCAAGAGGCCAATTGACCTTTGGCTAAAGTAG
- a CDS encoding sugar phosphate isomerase/epimerase family protein, which yields MNKITRRNFLENATLTCIGTGLTACLADKLVAAEEKVAFQISLAQWSLHRGFYGGTLNNLDFAKMASEDFGITAVEYVNRFFQDKVTDYKYLKEMKMRAEDHGVRSLLIMCGGEGTLGAAAKKERESAVANHLRWVEAAKFLNCHSIRVYADAEGSADEQRDRAAEGIRMLCEAAAKQEINILVENHGGLSSDGAWLASLIRQIDLPNCGTLPDFGNFNITPEQTYDRYRGIQELMPYAKGVSAKSYNFNDNGEETSIDYPRMMDIVLSSGYHGYVGIEYEGPVLSEYDGIRKSKALLERICAAASSQK from the coding sequence ATGAATAAGATTACTAGGCGGAACTTTCTTGAAAATGCGACGTTAACCTGCATTGGAACTGGCTTGACCGCTTGCTTGGCGGATAAGCTAGTCGCTGCTGAAGAGAAGGTCGCATTTCAGATTTCGTTGGCGCAATGGTCTCTTCATCGAGGCTTCTACGGGGGAACTTTGAACAACCTCGATTTCGCTAAAATGGCCAGCGAAGATTTTGGGATCACCGCTGTCGAATATGTGAATCGCTTCTTCCAAGATAAGGTCACTGACTACAAGTATCTGAAAGAGATGAAAATGCGAGCCGAGGACCATGGAGTCCGGAGCCTGCTGATTATGTGCGGCGGCGAAGGCACCCTCGGCGCTGCTGCAAAGAAAGAGCGGGAATCAGCCGTCGCCAACCATTTGCGATGGGTAGAGGCCGCCAAGTTCTTGAATTGTCATTCGATTCGGGTTTATGCAGACGCCGAAGGAAGCGCCGATGAGCAGCGAGATCGTGCTGCGGAAGGCATTCGCATGCTGTGCGAGGCTGCGGCGAAGCAAGAAATAAACATTCTGGTGGAAAATCATGGCGGCCTGTCCTCCGATGGCGCTTGGCTAGCGTCACTGATTCGTCAGATAGATTTGCCCAACTGCGGAACGCTTCCTGACTTCGGAAATTTTAATATCACGCCGGAACAGACTTATGATCGATATCGGGGCATCCAGGAATTAATGCCTTACGCCAAAGGGGTGTCGGCCAAGAGCTACAACTTCAATGACAATGGCGAAGAAACCAGCATCGACTATCCTCGCATGATGGACATCGTCTTGTCTTCCGGCTACCACGGCTACGTTGGGATTGAATACGAGGGTCCCGTTTTATCCGAGTACGATGGGATTCGAAAATCCAAAGCGTTACTGGAACGCATTTGTGCTGCCGCAAGTTCACAGAAATAA
- a CDS encoding xylose operon transcription regulator XylR: protein MSLSDKREKLRPHVAVLVDSTGNYGRLLLLGIAEYAETQENWSLFIETRGTGRLNTRWLENWAGDGILAYIEDINTASSLLQAGIPIVETYGHACFPDVPSVGNDDIAIGRMAGEHLAERRFIHFGYCGYPSQSWCKLRLQGFREAVDKRASWFDTHFIPRSFPSLRRWEKSQVALGKWLIEAPKPLGLMACSDRCAQQVLDACRRVNLKVPDQVAVLGSDNDEVLCRVSDPPLSSVADNPRKIGYEAARLLSRLMLEKRSSEERMEPIMIPPQGVITRRSTEAMVTDDAIIAQALQYIRDHASESIDASAVVRQFPLSRSAFYRRFSDAVGHSPHEEIIRVRINRIRELLVQTSLPLSRIAHLSGFGHTEYMVAVFKRRVGITPGKYRTKHRIVIDN from the coding sequence ATGTCGCTATCGGACAAGCGGGAAAAATTACGGCCGCATGTTGCAGTTCTTGTTGACAGTACTGGAAATTACGGTCGCTTGCTGCTTCTTGGAATTGCAGAGTATGCGGAGACGCAAGAGAACTGGTCGTTGTTCATCGAGACGCGGGGGACAGGTCGGCTTAACACGCGGTGGCTGGAGAATTGGGCAGGAGACGGCATTCTGGCATATATCGAAGATATCAATACAGCGTCTAGCTTGCTGCAAGCTGGAATACCGATTGTTGAAACCTATGGGCATGCATGCTTTCCGGATGTGCCATCGGTTGGAAACGACGATATAGCCATCGGCCGTATGGCGGGTGAACATCTAGCGGAACGCCGTTTTATTCATTTCGGCTATTGCGGGTATCCTAGTCAGTCTTGGTGCAAGCTTAGGCTTCAAGGGTTTCGCGAAGCAGTTGACAAACGAGCCTCTTGGTTTGATACGCACTTTATTCCAAGAAGTTTTCCTTCGCTGCGGCGCTGGGAGAAGTCGCAAGTTGCCCTTGGGAAATGGCTGATCGAGGCTCCTAAGCCGCTCGGTCTAATGGCTTGCTCGGATCGATGTGCTCAGCAGGTGCTGGATGCTTGCCGTCGGGTCAATTTAAAAGTCCCTGATCAGGTTGCAGTACTTGGATCCGACAATGACGAGGTCCTTTGTCGGGTCTCTGACCCTCCTCTGTCCAGCGTTGCTGACAATCCACGTAAGATTGGATACGAAGCGGCCCGTTTATTGTCACGATTGATGCTAGAGAAACGATCGTCTGAAGAAAGAATGGAGCCGATCATGATTCCGCCTCAGGGAGTAATTACCCGGCGATCTACGGAGGCGATGGTAACTGACGACGCGATAATCGCTCAGGCGCTTCAGTACATTCGCGATCATGCTTCAGAGTCGATCGATGCAAGTGCCGTAGTCCGACAGTTTCCACTCTCTCGCAGCGCTTTTTATCGTAGGTTTTCAGATGCCGTTGGACACTCACCGCACGAGGAAATCATCAGAGTTCGGATTAATCGAATTCGCGAACTCCTTGTCCAGACCTCTTTGCCGCTCTCGCGGATAGCACACCTATCAGGTTTTGGGCATACGGAATATATGGTCGCTGTCTTTAAGCGACGAGTGGGCATAACGCCTGGCAAATATCGGACAAAGCATCGCATCGTGATTGACAATTAG
- a CDS encoding DUF1559 domain-containing protein, producing MTLICIKKSHICFYKNGLLISKYIIHFLVSQQTCRQKQIHTFTHIQESDFMSINNGGRAIRHAFTLVELLVVIAIIGVLIALLLPAVQQAREAARRIQCSNQIRQIGIAMHNYHSAFQLFPPGGITKISKTACDLDGNDESDIGAPWAVLILPFMEEQARYDQYDFRYAFAGTILNSTAPNHAVQFSPNRKYQCPSDPNSTSDSCNTNYYACQGGGSAPKCTASDAPDRVYFYNGIFHNNSSNRFASVTDGTSNVIMIGETKYCPHISGAPTGYTSWDTGLRAYPMGLYDFPSGLCAAMEGINSSDLDPSVDYPAGPATSTFGSKHPQGALFVFADSSVQFLSDTTDLTILRLLGSRADGTPVSH from the coding sequence ATGACCCTCATTTGTATTAAAAAGAGCCATATCTGCTTTTACAAAAATGGATTGCTGATCTCCAAATACATCATTCATTTCTTGGTAAGCCAACAGACCTGTCGGCAAAAACAGATTCACACTTTCACGCACATTCAAGAAAGCGATTTCATGAGCATTAATAATGGGGGGCGGGCAATCCGCCATGCTTTTACGTTGGTGGAATTACTTGTCGTGATTGCAATTATCGGGGTCTTGATCGCCCTATTGCTGCCGGCTGTTCAGCAGGCCCGTGAGGCGGCGCGCCGAATACAGTGCAGTAATCAAATTCGTCAGATCGGAATCGCCATGCACAATTACCATAGCGCATTCCAGTTATTTCCCCCTGGCGGAATCACCAAAATTAGCAAGACGGCGTGTGATTTGGATGGCAATGACGAATCCGATATCGGAGCGCCGTGGGCTGTTCTTATTTTGCCATTTATGGAAGAGCAAGCAAGATACGATCAGTATGATTTTCGATACGCATTTGCCGGCACTATTTTAAATTCAACAGCTCCTAATCATGCGGTTCAGTTTTCTCCTAATCGCAAGTATCAATGCCCATCAGACCCGAATTCAACCTCCGATTCATGCAACACAAACTATTATGCTTGTCAGGGGGGAGGCTCAGCGCCAAAATGCACTGCGAGTGACGCCCCGGATCGTGTTTATTTTTACAACGGAATTTTTCACAACAACTCGTCAAACAGATTTGCTTCGGTTACCGATGGCACGAGCAATGTCATAATGATTGGCGAGACGAAATATTGCCCACATATTTCTGGAGCGCCGACGGGATACACGAGCTGGGATACTGGACTGAGAGCATATCCAATGGGTCTGTACGATTTCCCGTCCGGCCTTTGCGCTGCCATGGAAGGCATAAACTCTTCTGACCTTGATCCTTCTGTCGACTATCCAGCTGGGCCGGCTACATCTACGTTTGGCAGCAAGCACCCGCAAGGCGCATTGTTTGTATTTGCGGATAGTTCCGTGCAGTTTTTGTCTGACACGACAGACCTAACTATCCTTCGATTGCTAGGGTCCCGTGCCGATGGAACGCCAGTTTCGCATTAG
- a CDS encoding transposase, giving the protein MALGRRREERQQAFWVSADAVGSGPRNVFYDRLNRLLAEIEFDRQLEAAAEPYYDTTGRKSLPPGVYFRMIFIGYFEDISSQRGIAWRCEDSRSLARFLAFGPGEATPDYSTLSLTRDRLPVELHHLAFELVLAAAQQYGLLKGKTIGVDATDLEANAAMTGASIFASCTKQKRARAIRMTTSCEGLINAERTRRFRMKSGSAKPIRTPRSAR; this is encoded by the coding sequence ATGGCGTTGGGACGACGTCGCGAGGAGCGGCAGCAGGCGTTTTGGGTTTCGGCGGACGCGGTCGGTTCGGGGCCGCGGAATGTTTTTTACGATCGGTTGAATCGGTTGCTGGCCGAGATCGAGTTTGATCGCCAGCTCGAAGCAGCGGCCGAGCCCTATTATGACACCACGGGCCGCAAGTCGTTGCCGCCGGGTGTCTACTTTCGCATGATTTTCATCGGCTACTTCGAAGACATTTCGAGCCAGCGCGGCATCGCCTGGCGGTGCGAAGACAGTCGCTCGCTCGCCAGATTTCTCGCCTTCGGTCCTGGCGAAGCGACGCCTGACTACAGCACGCTTTCTTTAACGCGCGATCGTTTGCCGGTCGAGCTTCATCATCTGGCGTTCGAGTTAGTGCTGGCCGCCGCCCAGCAGTATGGCTTGTTAAAAGGAAAGACGATCGGCGTCGACGCGACCGACTTGGAAGCCAACGCGGCGATGACAGGCGCGAGTATCTTCGCAAGCTGTACGAAGCAGAAACGGGCACGAGCGATCCGGATGACGACGAGCTGCGAAGGTTTGATAAACGCCGAAAGGACAAGAAGGTTTCGAATGAAGAGTGGGTCAGCAAAACCGATCCGGACGCCAAGATCGGCAAGATGA
- a CDS encoding transposase, with amino-acid sequence MKDGRTHMKYKAENAVDLETEIIIAAEVYPGDQGDTTTIEDTILAAQTHLNEAQTECEIQEIVTDKGYHSEDCLDHLQNDLGQRTYIPEKHRNQPRRAKDKSPEVNHSYYRNRRNTKGKRGRQLQRKRSERVERSLAHLCDTGGARRTWLRGLEKVQKRYKMAATAFNLGRILRSLLGAGKPRHLAVLAEAFCFVYLAMWWYEKARMAFKITFQPHETENRNPAPAIA; translated from the coding sequence ATGAAAGATGGCCGCACGCACATGAAGTACAAGGCCGAAAACGCGGTCGATCTCGAGACCGAGATCATCATCGCGGCCGAAGTTTACCCAGGCGACCAAGGCGATACGACGACGATCGAAGACACGATTCTCGCCGCGCAGACGCATTTGAACGAAGCGCAAACCGAGTGCGAAATCCAAGAGATCGTCACCGACAAAGGGTATCACAGCGAAGACTGTCTGGACCACTTGCAGAACGATCTCGGCCAGCGGACGTACATTCCCGAAAAGCATCGCAACCAGCCCCGCAGGGCAAAAGACAAGTCGCCGGAAGTCAATCATTCGTACTATCGCAACCGGCGAAACACGAAGGGTAAACGCGGCCGCCAACTGCAACGTAAGCGCAGCGAACGAGTCGAGCGATCGCTCGCCCATCTCTGCGACACAGGCGGCGCGCGGCGCACCTGGCTGCGAGGCCTGGAGAAAGTTCAAAAGCGTTACAAGATGGCAGCCACGGCGTTCAACCTGGGGCGAATCCTGCGCAGCCTGCTGGGCGCTGGCAAACCAAGACACCTGGCGGTGCTCGCCGAAGCGTTTTGTTTTGTCTATCTTGCCATGTGGTGGTATGAGAAAGCGCGAATGGCGTTTAAGATCACATTCCAACCGCACGAAACAGAAAATCGGAATCCAGCGCCGGCAATCGCGTAA
- a CDS encoding IS5 family transposase, with amino-acid sequence MSEEGRKRYPSDLTDQQWELIEGLIPRSRRSKKGGRPRSVDMREVMNAIFYQCRSGCQWDMLPHGLLPKSTVYDYFAAWRDNGTLRRINETLVGAIRQLEAPSQEIDPSAASIDSQSVKTSERSGSRGYDGGKKITGRKRNIAIDTLGLLLAVVVTIASMDDAYAARPVMKQLSKVKQPRLETV; translated from the coding sequence ATGTCCGAAGAAGGCCGAAAACGATACCCGAGTGATTTAACCGACCAGCAGTGGGAGTTGATTGAAGGTTTGATCCCGCGTTCGCGACGAAGCAAAAAAGGAGGTCGCCCTCGCTCGGTCGACATGCGTGAAGTCATGAATGCGATCTTCTATCAATGCCGCTCCGGCTGCCAGTGGGATATGCTGCCGCATGGCCTGCTGCCGAAGAGCACGGTCTACGATTACTTCGCCGCCTGGCGAGACAACGGCACGCTGCGGCGGATCAATGAGACGCTTGTCGGCGCGATTCGTCAGCTCGAAGCTCCGAGCCAAGAGATCGATCCCAGCGCCGCCAGCATCGACAGTCAAAGCGTGAAAACGAGCGAACGTTCCGGAAGCCGCGGCTACGACGGCGGCAAGAAAATCACGGGCCGCAAGCGAAATATCGCCATCGATACGCTGGGGTTGCTGCTGGCCGTCGTGGTGACAATCGCGTCGATGGATGATGCGTACGCCGCGCGTCCCGTGATGAAACAGCTCTCGAAAGTGAAGCAGCCTCGATTGGAAACAGTGTAG
- a CDS encoding HINT domain-containing protein — translation MSTESGLRPIGEIRPGERVHSFDFASGEWKLRSVTDRIDSLYCGAVLTIDTGDSRIETTIHHPFGVVQGHELTFRSTSRLLSGGEDERQALPGRWVNSHELQAGDIIYSRDGKTRIIRSIHQRYEDAFPVSNLTIGDFHSYAVGFDSILVHNTSLCDEAIGKLQARLNQGETTLDEIADTITS, via the coding sequence GTGTCCACTGAATCCGGCTTACGCCCGATCGGCGAAATCCGCCCCGGTGAGCGAGTCCATTCTTTTGACTTCGCGAGCGGCGAGTGGAAACTGCGTTCCGTCACTGACCGCATCGACAGCTTGTACTGCGGCGCTGTCCTGACGATCGATACCGGCGACTCTCGAATCGAAACGACGATTCATCACCCGTTCGGGGTTGTGCAAGGGCACGAACTGACCTTCCGATCCACCTCGCGACTCCTTTCAGGCGGAGAAGATGAACGCCAAGCTCTACCAGGCCGCTGGGTCAACTCCCACGAACTGCAGGCTGGAGATATAATCTACAGTCGCGACGGGAAAACTCGCATCATTCGCAGCATTCACCAGCGATACGAAGATGCATTCCCGGTCTCAAATCTAACGATCGGCGATTTCCACAGCTACGCAGTTGGTTTTGATTCGATTCTGGTCCACAATACCTCCTTGTGTGATGAAGCGATAGGAAAACTTCAGGCGCGGTTAAACCAAGGAGAAACGACGCTTGATGAGATCGCCGATACGATAACGTCCTAA
- a CDS encoding integrase core domain-containing protein, which translates to MANLPEDRTDEEIRDAIKIDGDAVRGHLDEQVRSTVEETLNKMLDAEADQICNAKRYESGADCQKGLTQYFKFYSHERPHQSLGNRPRGPSTPASDQEPRHPPKQPALVVRKLGSTSDNRSTTRQSAVGGAMKSSWRRC; encoded by the coding sequence ATGGCGAATTTACCAGAAGATCGGACCGACGAAGAAATCCGGGATGCGATTAAAATTGACGGCGACGCGGTGCGGGGGCATCTTGATGAACAGGTCCGCTCAACCGTCGAGGAGACGTTGAACAAGATGCTGGACGCTGAAGCGGATCAGATTTGCAACGCCAAGCGTTACGAGTCAGGAGCCGATTGCCAGAAAGGGCTAACTCAATACTTCAAATTCTATAGCCACGAACGTCCTCATCAGTCGCTAGGTAATCGCCCCCGTGGGCCGTCCACACCAGCCAGCGACCAAGAGCCAAGGCATCCACCTAAGCAGCCCGCTCTCGTGGTCCGAAAACTGGGGTCCACTTCAGACAACCGGTCTACAACTCGTCAATCGGCGGTTGGCGGCGCTATGAAAAGCAGTTGGCGCCGCTGCTGA
- a CDS encoding SDR family NAD(P)-dependent oxidoreductase, with product MIPESNTKSMRLKDQTIIVTAAGRGIGKGCAIELAREGAALIINDRPGGKDLQSTVQELRDSGASVIGVEADVFTRAGCEALLRQAVEQSGPIHGLVSCPAFQTVASFLQLPPEDFEKVVQGTLFSGFHMSQLVAQQMVEQSLLGKIVFVSSVLAQRPMAGKSAYCAAKAGLNHLARTIAVELTSHRINVNVIEPGWIDTPGEREAFSPEFFAEETPKLPWGRLGTPRDIGRAAAFLMSSDADYITGTVLPVDGAFRFRDGRMID from the coding sequence TTGATCCCTGAAAGCAACACGAAGAGTATGAGACTGAAAGATCAAACCATCATCGTCACGGCGGCTGGCAGGGGGATCGGAAAAGGGTGTGCGATCGAATTAGCGCGAGAAGGCGCTGCCTTAATTATTAACGATCGTCCGGGTGGTAAAGATCTGCAATCAACCGTTCAAGAGCTGCGTGACAGCGGCGCAAGCGTGATTGGCGTCGAAGCCGACGTCTTCACGCGTGCAGGTTGCGAAGCCTTGCTTCGCCAAGCCGTTGAGCAATCTGGTCCAATCCACGGTTTGGTCAGTTGTCCTGCTTTTCAGACAGTAGCCTCTTTTCTTCAGCTCCCTCCCGAGGACTTCGAGAAGGTCGTCCAGGGGACGCTGTTCAGCGGATTTCATATGAGCCAGTTGGTGGCGCAACAGATGGTGGAGCAAAGCCTTCTAGGTAAGATCGTGTTTGTTTCAAGCGTCCTCGCTCAGCGTCCCATGGCTGGCAAAAGCGCGTACTGTGCAGCGAAAGCTGGCCTGAACCATTTGGCCAGAACGATCGCCGTCGAACTGACTAGCCATCGCATCAATGTCAACGTGATCGAGCCTGGCTGGATCGATACGCCGGGCGAAAGAGAAGCGTTCAGTCCGGAGTTTTTCGCGGAGGAAACGCCGAAGCTGCCCTGGGGAAGGCTAGGGACGCCGCGCGATATTGGCCGAGCCGCCGCTTTTCTAATGTCGTCAGATGCCGATTACATCACAGGCACAGTCCTGCCGGTTGATGGCGCATTTCGTTTCCGTGATGGGCGCATGATCGATTAG